In the genome of Triticum urartu cultivar G1812 chromosome 5, Tu2.1, whole genome shotgun sequence, one region contains:
- the LOC125506818 gene encoding 40S ribosomal protein S10-1-like, producing MIISKKNRREICKYLFQEGVLYTKKDYNLAKHPQVDALNLEVIKLMQSFKSKEYVRETFSWQHYYWYLANDDIEFLRTFLNLSSEIVPNRSCDMQTQSRVQMTEADKEHKKMLDNYSQQADDIKASYKKLMTDVQSSPSRSTAEAHQRHLSSQFYCSVLDIYL from the exons ATG ATCATCTCCAAGAAGAACCGCCGCGAGATCTGCAAGTACCTCTTCCAGG AGGGAGTCTTGTACACCAAGAAGGACTACAACCTGGCCAAGCACCCCCAGGTCGATGCCTTGAACCTCGAGGTCATCAAGCTCATGCAGAGCTTCAAGTCCAAGGAGTACGTCAGGGAGACCTTCTCGTGGCAGCACTACTACTGGTACCTGGCCAACGACGACATTGAGTTCCTCCGCACCTTCCTCAACCTGTCGTCTGAGATCGTGCCCAATCGATCATGTGAT ATGCAGACGCAGAGCCGCGTGCAGATGACGGAGGCGGACAAGGAGCATAAGAAGATGCTCGACAACTACTCCCAGCAAGCCGACGACATCAAG GCATCGTACAAGAAGTTGATGACAGATGTGCAGTCATCTCCGTCTCGTAGTACTGCAGAGGCTCACCAAAGACATCTATCTTCTCAATTTTACTGTAGTGTTCTTGATATCTACCTGTAG